The genomic DNA AATATCTCCACATCTTCCTCCACTAGGATCATCTCAGGAACGCCAAGCTGGGAGGCCACTGACCACTCAAGGATGGCTTGCAACTGTCTGGTGTACTGGTCTTCACTGGGTTTCAGGTTGGTGACCTTGATTGGCGGGACCTCTGCCATCGGCTGTGTGGCCACTATGTGACCAGTCCAGCTCCTGTGGCAGTACCCAGCATGTACTGGCTGTCTCTGACCGGTTGGTGTCAGGTTATTCACCAAGTGCTTGACGCCCTCTGGCCCGATCTTCTTGGCAATTATCTCAGCAAGACCACGGGCGTCATTTCCCCGGTACTCTGCCACGGCCTCTGAGATGGTGGAGTAGTACCACTTGATATCCAGGCAGGCATCGCACGTGTCGAAGGCCTTTATCCCTTCCTTGGACAAATGCATCCCGCTGGCTTCGCTCGACTCTGAGCTCAGGAGGGCGTCCTGGAGAATGGTCTGTATCAGGAGCTGGATGAATTCGTACATGGAAGCCTGCATGGAGGCCATGTTGGCCTCCGGAATAGGCATTGGCTGCTTATCCGCAGCCTTAATGTCTTCAGTCATGGTGGTGGGGGTGATATTGGTGGTTTGTTCCAATATAGGGGCCTCTTCTATAGGGACCATAGAATGTGTACTTGGGAACTCTAGTGGTTGGGTTTCGGGGGACTCTGGTAGTTGGGGTTTGGCAGGTTCTTGATACCTCTCTGGATGTAAGAGATTTTCCTCTAGCCCATCTGAGTCTTGCACCTCCAAGCTGGTAATGTGTCCCGCAGGAGAATAGATGCTGACCTCTTCTTCAGTCGCCAGTACGTTGATCACCTCTTCTTCAGGCACCAGTACGTTAATAAACGTTTCCGTACTCGCCAGTACGTCGATAAACGTTTCTTTACTCTCCAGTACATTGATTTTCGATTCCGTACTTGACAGTATGCTGATCGCCTCTTCCATACTTGACAATGTGTTGATCGACTCTTCCGTACTTGACAGTGTGTTGATCGACACCTCTGTACTTGACTTTGTGTAGATTGCCTCTTCCTTACTTGCCAGTGCGTTGATCACTTCTTCCTTCAGTGGCACGTTGATCACTTCTTCCTTCAGTGGCACGTTGATCACCTCATCCTTATTTAGCGGCACGTTGATTACATCCTTCAGCATGGACAGGCTTTTCCTGGTGGGTTCCTGGTACTTCAGTGACATGGGGCCTATCACTTTTGTGAGGATCTGGAAGCACAGCCGGTCAGCGTAAAGCATCAGGAAGAGCTTGGCCACCTCCTCTCGTTCCTGGTATATGGCTGCAGCCTCAGACTGCCCATCGAGTTCAGGTATAACTTCTGAACCCGGTCTACTTTGCATGGGAAAGATGAGTGTTTTCATGATGGAATCAACAAAGTTGGAGGCTATCTGGCTGGAGTATTTGATGACCCCCCATGAGAGCAAAGAAGCATAGTCACTGTCGGTCATGCAGAATCCGATGTCCTCACCTGGCCATGCTCTTTTGCTAACCAACATGTTTCCGTCTGGACTGGCACTGAACTCCAGAGAGAGACACCTCAAGAGTGTGTTGATGAAGGAGGCATACGGGACCTGCATCTTTGGGCCAAGGTCTTCTACTTGTAGCAGCTGGGTGCTGGGCATGGACACCATTGGTGGTGATGCTGCCGTGAAACGACCCAGATTGTCCTCTTTCTCAACCCACTCAATCACTAGTCGgctctccctcttctcctttTCAGCCAATTCCTGTTGGCTCTCACTTTCGTATTGCCTGACCATTCTTCTCACAGTGCCATCTTTGGAGCCCGAGTCCACAATCTCATGTGCCATTTTGGAAGCAAAGGCAAGCACAGCCGGGAATATGGAAGATTGGGCGTTGGTGTTGGCAAGGACCTGGTCCCGAAAGGTGTAGCCCATCTGGTATAAGAGACGTTCATACATTCTCTTTTTGCTTGCCTCACTTTTCTCCTGGCTGGTGGCCAGGAGGATGGACGATAAGCCAGTAGCATAATGAGTGATCTCATCTAGGGAGCTGCCAGGACCCCGCTGCAAGGCAAGGATTTCCTCTGAGCTAAGGGTGAAGGAACTGGATTCCGTCTGGTGCTGCAGCCCctgcaggaggcaggtgattaTCTCGTTGCTGAGCCAGTCGGAGTAGCTGCTGTTGGCCAGGAATGAGGGAAGCTCCTTCTCCTGTTTGAATCTGAAGCACATCTGGTTGAGGGACTGTTGGAAGCCTAGTGTGTACTTATCCAGGTCGCACAGGATGGAGCTCTCATTCACAGTCCGGCTAAGCGCTGGGTGGAAAAGGACGGCTGTCCCGTCGGCGATGCCCTGAGGATGAGGCAACAGTGCATGAGGTCAGTGCACCTCCTATGAGAGGAGCGAGATAACAAAAGTAACTAAGCTGTGTTAGGGAGGGGTTCAGTAGGAATAGTAGGGAGGAGCTGTGGGTGGTGGGGAAAATCAGTAGATGGGGCTACATAACAAAATTGAGGTGTAGcgacagagctgtgtgtttgagggagggaAGGATGCTGCATTGAGATAGAGGA from Ascaphus truei isolate aAscTru1 chromosome 21, aAscTru1.hap1, whole genome shotgun sequence includes the following:
- the LOC142472253 gene encoding uncharacterized protein LOC142472253 isoform X1 gives rise to the protein MPEETKWLSSCKKLCRLNIAPASASQGRDVKELTFVDVSKLNKKDPEEKEDDTALVKGFSEVLRQVPVAQLKQDEIYVLKRPAIQSQGIADGTAVLFHPALSRTVNESSILCDLDKYTLGFQQSLNQMCFRFKQEKELPSFLANSSYSDWLSNEIITCLLQGLQHQTESSSFTLSSEEILALQRGPGSSLDEITHYATGLSSILLATSQEKSEASKKRMYERLLYQMGYTFRDQVLANTNAQSSIFPAVLAFASKMAHEIVDSGSKDGTVRRMVRQYESESQQELAEKEKRESRLVIEWVEKEDNLGRFTAASPPMVSMPSTQLLQVEDLGPKMQVPYASFINTLLRCLSLEFSASPDGNMLVSKRAWPGEDIGFCMTDSDYASLLSWGVIKYSSQIASNFVDSIMKTLIFPMQSRPGSEVIPELDGQSEAAAIYQEREEVAKLFLMLYADRLCFQILTKVIGPMSLKYQEPTRKSLSMLKDVINVPLNKDEVINVPLKEEVINVPLKEEVINALASKEEAIYTKSSTEVSINTLSSTEESINTLSSMEEAISILSSTESKINVLESKETFIDVLASTETFINVLVPEEEVINVLATEEEVSIYSPAGHITSLEVQDSDGLEENLLHPERYQEPAKPQLPESPETQPLEFPSTHSMVPIEEAPILEQTTNITPTTMTEDIKAADKQPMPIPEANMASMQASMYEFIQLLIQTILQDALLSSESSEASGMHLSKEGIKAFDTCDACLDIKWYYSTISEAVAEYRGNDARGLAEIIAKKIGPEGVKHLVNNLTPTGQRQPVHAGYCHRSWTGHIVATQPMAEVPPIKVTNLKPSEDQYTRQLQAILEWSVASQLGVPEMILVEEDVEILYKLQALAMMVEENGLCVGDILRAVFRYQREVLPLESIPEQQLLDWLLTNL
- the LOC142472253 gene encoding uncharacterized protein LOC142472253 isoform X2; the encoded protein is MTYWRHLPLTFVDVSKLNKKDPEEKEDDTALVKGFSEVLRQVPVAQLKQDEIYVLKRPAIQSQGIADGTAVLFHPALSRTVNESSILCDLDKYTLGFQQSLNQMCFRFKQEKELPSFLANSSYSDWLSNEIITCLLQGLQHQTESSSFTLSSEEILALQRGPGSSLDEITHYATGLSSILLATSQEKSEASKKRMYERLLYQMGYTFRDQVLANTNAQSSIFPAVLAFASKMAHEIVDSGSKDGTVRRMVRQYESESQQELAEKEKRESRLVIEWVEKEDNLGRFTAASPPMVSMPSTQLLQVEDLGPKMQVPYASFINTLLRCLSLEFSASPDGNMLVSKRAWPGEDIGFCMTDSDYASLLSWGVIKYSSQIASNFVDSIMKTLIFPMQSRPGSEVIPELDGQSEAAAIYQEREEVAKLFLMLYADRLCFQILTKVIGPMSLKYQEPTRKSLSMLKDVINVPLNKDEVINVPLKEEVINVPLKEEVINALASKEEAIYTKSSTEVSINTLSSTEESINTLSSMEEAISILSSTESKINVLESKETFIDVLASTETFINVLVPEEEVINVLATEEEVSIYSPAGHITSLEVQDSDGLEENLLHPERYQEPAKPQLPESPETQPLEFPSTHSMVPIEEAPILEQTTNITPTTMTEDIKAADKQPMPIPEANMASMQASMYEFIQLLIQTILQDALLSSESSEASGMHLSKEGIKAFDTCDACLDIKWYYSTISEAVAEYRGNDARGLAEIIAKKIGPEGVKHLVNNLTPTGQRQPVHAGYCHRSWTGHIVATQPMAEVPPIKVTNLKPSEDQYTRQLQAILEWSVASQLGVPEMILVEEDVEILYKLQALAMMVEENGLCVGDILRAVFRYQREVLPLESIPEQQLLDWLLTNL
- the LOC142472253 gene encoding uncharacterized protein LOC142472253 isoform X3; its protein translation is MCFRFKQEKELPSFLANSSYSDWLSNEIITCLLQGLQHQTESSSFTLSSEEILALQRGPGSSLDEITHYATGLSSILLATSQEKSEASKKRMYERLLYQMGYTFRDQVLANTNAQSSIFPAVLAFASKMAHEIVDSGSKDGTVRRMVRQYESESQQELAEKEKRESRLVIEWVEKEDNLGRFTAASPPMVSMPSTQLLQVEDLGPKMQVPYASFINTLLRCLSLEFSASPDGNMLVSKRAWPGEDIGFCMTDSDYASLLSWGVIKYSSQIASNFVDSIMKTLIFPMQSRPGSEVIPELDGQSEAAAIYQEREEVAKLFLMLYADRLCFQILTKVIGPMSLKYQEPTRKSLSMLKDVINVPLNKDEVINVPLKEEVINVPLKEEVINALASKEEAIYTKSSTEVSINTLSSTEESINTLSSMEEAISILSSTESKINVLESKETFIDVLASTETFINVLVPEEEVINVLATEEEVSIYSPAGHITSLEVQDSDGLEENLLHPERYQEPAKPQLPESPETQPLEFPSTHSMVPIEEAPILEQTTNITPTTMTEDIKAADKQPMPIPEANMASMQASMYEFIQLLIQTILQDALLSSESSEASGMHLSKEGIKAFDTCDACLDIKWYYSTISEAVAEYRGNDARGLAEIIAKKIGPEGVKHLVNNLTPTGQRQPVHAGYCHRSWTGHIVATQPMAEVPPIKVTNLKPSEDQYTRQLQAILEWSVASQLGVPEMILVEEDVEILYKLQALAMMVEENGLCVGDILRAVFRYQREVLPLESIPEQQLLDWLLTNL